The proteins below are encoded in one region of Micromonospora pisi:
- a CDS encoding glycoside hydrolase family 13 protein, with the protein MPQTSVAPSDQPEPAQWWREAVIYQIYPRSFADGNGDGVGDLPGITARLDHLVELGADAIWLSPFYPSPQADAGYDVADYRGVDPLFGQLADADTLIGAAHARGLRVIVDLVPNHTSAAHPWFGAALAAAPGSPERQRYIFRDGRGAAGEEPPNDWQSVFGGPAWTRVTTPDGQPGQWYLHLFDPGQPDLNWDRPEVRAEFLDILRFWLDRGVDGFRVDVAHGLIKQADLADWSYPQEPLSGEGTDRPRPPMWDQDGVHDIYRDWREVLDSYPDERILVAEAWVQPAERLAAYVRPDEMHQAFNFEYLEAAWTAPAQYAVITRSLEATSAVGAPTTWVLSNHDVIRHASRLGLPVGQTRPNGIGADDPQPDGVLGLRRARAATLLMLALPGSAYLYQGEELGLPEHTTMPDEARQDPTWERSGHTHRGRDGCRVPIPWESNAPSYGFGPTDRSWLPQPVVYAEYALDLQRGVTGSTYELYRTALRLRREHGLGRGGVYWLTSPDDVITFRNGELTVLTNFGPEAVPLPAGATVLVSSAPLDPDDQVPTDVTVWYHA; encoded by the coding sequence CTGCCGCAGACCTCGGTTGCACCGAGCGACCAGCCGGAACCCGCGCAGTGGTGGCGAGAGGCGGTCATCTACCAGATCTACCCCCGCTCCTTCGCCGACGGCAACGGCGACGGTGTCGGTGACCTCCCCGGCATCACCGCCCGCCTGGACCACCTCGTCGAACTCGGAGCCGACGCGATCTGGCTCTCCCCGTTCTACCCGTCGCCGCAGGCCGACGCCGGGTACGACGTGGCCGACTACCGCGGCGTCGACCCGCTCTTCGGCCAACTCGCCGACGCCGACACGCTGATCGGCGCCGCCCACGCGCGCGGCCTACGGGTCATCGTCGACCTGGTGCCCAACCACACCTCGGCCGCCCACCCCTGGTTCGGCGCCGCCCTGGCCGCCGCCCCCGGCAGCCCGGAACGGCAGCGCTACATCTTCCGCGACGGCCGGGGGGCCGCCGGCGAGGAGCCGCCCAACGACTGGCAGAGCGTCTTCGGCGGCCCCGCCTGGACCCGGGTCACCACTCCCGACGGACAGCCGGGTCAGTGGTACCTGCACCTGTTCGACCCCGGGCAGCCGGACCTGAACTGGGACCGCCCCGAGGTACGCGCCGAGTTCCTCGACATCCTGCGGTTCTGGCTCGACCGGGGCGTCGACGGTTTCCGGGTCGACGTCGCACACGGCCTGATCAAGCAGGCCGACCTCGCCGACTGGAGCTACCCGCAGGAACCCCTCTCCGGCGAGGGCACCGACCGACCGCGCCCACCGATGTGGGACCAGGACGGTGTGCACGACATCTACCGCGACTGGCGGGAGGTGCTCGACAGCTACCCGGACGAGCGCATCCTGGTCGCCGAGGCGTGGGTGCAGCCCGCCGAGCGGCTCGCCGCGTACGTCCGCCCGGACGAGATGCACCAGGCATTCAACTTCGAATACCTGGAGGCGGCCTGGACCGCCCCCGCCCAGTACGCGGTCATCACCCGTTCGCTGGAGGCGACCTCGGCGGTCGGCGCACCCACCACCTGGGTGCTCTCCAACCACGACGTGATCCGGCACGCGTCCCGGCTCGGCCTGCCGGTCGGACAGACCCGGCCGAACGGGATCGGCGCCGACGACCCGCAGCCGGACGGCGTACTCGGGTTGCGCCGGGCCCGCGCCGCCACCCTGCTGATGCTCGCCCTGCCCGGCTCGGCCTACCTCTACCAGGGCGAGGAACTGGGGCTGCCCGAGCACACCACGATGCCCGACGAGGCCCGACAGGACCCGACCTGGGAGCGCAGCGGGCACACCCACCGGGGCCGGGACGGCTGCCGGGTGCCGATCCCGTGGGAGTCGAACGCGCCGTCGTACGGCTTCGGCCCGACCGACCGGAGCTGGCTGCCGCAGCCCGTGGTGTACGCCGAGTACGCGCTCGACCTGCAACGAGGGGTGACGGGCTCGACGTACGAGCTGTACCGGACGGCGCTGCGGCTGCGCCGTGAACACGGCCTGGGCCGGGGCGGGGTCTACTGGCTGACCAGCCCGGACGACGTGATCACCTTCCGCAACGGGGAGCTGACCGTACTGACCAACTTCGGTCCGGAGGCAGTGCCGCTGCCGGCCGGCGCCACCGTCCTGGTCTCCAGTGCCCCGCTCGACCCCGACGACCAGGTCCCCACCGACGTCACCGTCTGGTACCACGCCTGA
- a CDS encoding MFS transporter, which yields MTRTSGGGRVARGGGPIHRIYSVVVFVVLASLDNVAIGLVPPLYRPISDTLHVNVSAIGLVTAVNFLVSAVAAVGWAYYGDRTNRKPLLMIGTLLWALGTAGSAAAGNYPEFFGAAGGWPAFFAAQAVAAIGLGAVGSVGFSVVTDLISPSRRGLVMSFWGLSQGVGTLAGTLLGGILGSTDWRLPFLVLSVAGLVATVAYLFTYDIQRGQSEPELAGAIATGHEYDYRIGRADLPVILGRRTNRWLILQGLTAQAAFGSLVWLPVLFQERAEDQGLSTATAIIVGSVFATLFQLGGVLSIVGGLVGDALQRRTPRGRALVAAVGILAAVPFYLVLFFVPIRIDVPDGAGAGTVIGAVLGSVLTEPTVGFSLLTALLALALTSANSPNWFALIADVNPPEHRGTVYSLGNLVNGVGRAAGNGLVGVAFQGLRAAFPPPLNFAVGLAAFQLFFIPTGIMYWLASRTSPRDIGDVHTLLHDRADEVRADGG from the coding sequence ATGACCAGGACCAGCGGTGGCGGGCGGGTGGCCCGGGGCGGCGGCCCGATACACCGGATCTACAGCGTGGTCGTCTTCGTCGTACTCGCCTCACTGGACAACGTGGCGATCGGGCTGGTCCCGCCGCTCTACCGGCCGATCAGCGACACACTGCACGTCAACGTGTCGGCGATCGGGCTGGTCACCGCGGTCAACTTCCTGGTCAGCGCGGTGGCGGCGGTCGGTTGGGCGTACTACGGCGACCGGACCAACCGGAAGCCCCTGCTGATGATCGGCACCCTGCTCTGGGCGCTCGGTACGGCCGGCAGCGCCGCCGCCGGCAACTACCCGGAGTTCTTCGGCGCGGCCGGCGGCTGGCCCGCGTTCTTCGCCGCGCAGGCGGTGGCGGCGATCGGTCTCGGTGCCGTCGGCTCGGTCGGCTTCTCGGTCGTCACCGACCTCATCTCGCCCAGCCGCCGGGGGCTGGTGATGAGCTTCTGGGGCCTCTCCCAGGGCGTCGGTACGCTCGCCGGCACGCTGCTCGGCGGCATCCTCGGCTCGACCGACTGGCGGCTGCCGTTCCTGGTGCTCAGCGTCGCCGGGCTGGTCGCCACGGTCGCCTACCTGTTCACGTACGACATCCAGCGTGGGCAGAGCGAACCCGAACTCGCCGGGGCGATCGCCACCGGGCACGAGTACGACTACCGGATCGGCCGGGCCGACCTGCCGGTGATCCTGGGGCGGCGGACCAACCGCTGGCTGATCCTGCAGGGACTGACCGCGCAGGCGGCCTTCGGCTCACTGGTCTGGCTGCCGGTGCTGTTCCAGGAGCGGGCCGAGGACCAGGGTCTCTCCACCGCCACCGCGATCATCGTGGGCAGCGTCTTCGCCACCCTGTTCCAACTCGGCGGGGTGCTCTCCATTGTCGGTGGACTAGTCGGCGACGCGCTGCAACGGCGTACGCCCCGGGGCCGGGCGTTGGTCGCGGCCGTCGGCATCCTCGCGGCCGTGCCGTTCTACCTGGTCCTGTTCTTTGTTCCGATCCGGATCGACGTCCCGGACGGGGCCGGTGCGGGGACGGTGATCGGCGCGGTGCTCGGTAGTGTGCTGACCGAGCCGACGGTCGGGTTCAGTCTGCTCACCGCGTTGCTCGCGCTCGCCCTGACCTCGGCGAACTCACCGAACTGGTTCGCTCTGATCGCCGACGTCAACCCACCCGAGCACCGGGGCACCGTCTACAGTCTCGGCAACCTGGTCAACGGGGTCGGTCGGGCGGCCGGCAACGGGCTGGTCGGGGTGGCCTTCCAGGGGCTGCGGGCGGCCTTCCCACCACCGTTGAACTTCGCCGTGGGGTTGGCCGCGTTCCAGCTCTTCTTCATCCCCACCGGGATCATGTACTGGCTGGCGTCCCGTACCTCGCCACGGGACATCGGGGACGTGCACACCCTGCTGCACGACCGCGCCGACGAGGTCCGCGCCGACGGCGGGTAA
- a CDS encoding SigE family RNA polymerase sigma factor, protein MNADLEREFSDFVEARTHALFRTALALSGHRQQAEDLLQTVLAKGARHWGRIRTGNPEAYLRTALYRQQTSWWRSLRQRREVSTEQVPEVRAPRDDTATVDLHLALRQALARLAPKHRAVLVLRYFEDRPDSEIAEILDCAESTVRSQAARALARLRGHCPELDILGTKEKAER, encoded by the coding sequence ATGAACGCTGACCTGGAACGGGAGTTCAGCGACTTCGTCGAGGCGCGTACGCACGCGCTGTTCCGGACCGCGCTCGCGCTCAGCGGACACCGCCAGCAGGCCGAGGACCTGCTCCAGACGGTGCTGGCAAAGGGTGCCCGGCACTGGGGCCGAATCCGCACCGGCAACCCGGAGGCGTACCTGCGTACCGCGCTGTACCGCCAGCAGACAAGTTGGTGGCGCAGTCTGCGGCAGCGTCGCGAGGTGAGCACCGAGCAGGTGCCAGAGGTTCGGGCACCGAGGGACGACACGGCCACCGTCGACCTCCACCTCGCGCTCCGGCAGGCACTGGCCCGGCTCGCGCCCAAACACCGGGCGGTGCTCGTGCTGCGCTACTTCGAGGACCGGCCGGACAGCGAGATCGCGGAGATCCTCGACTGCGCCGAATCCACCGTACGGAGCCAGGCCGCGCGCGCCCTCGCCCGGCTGCGTGGCCACTGTCCCGAACTCGACATCCTTGGCACGAAGGAGAAGGCGGAACGATGA
- a CDS encoding PD40 domain-containing protein yields MNLHLTGALRNAFEELAETAPPPAGMARTALVTARRQRIVQKVAGGGIAAAVCATLVGVIAAVGPIGTADGGNQVAGGGFKPLVVTAYSGIRDRSIEDPSPHFQYSLLLDPKTGRYERIPYRYAMPSPDGSRVLVGTGDNGPNPTRMGVMDRATGDVRWIDDPGEADSFSVLGYSDNGQWSPDGRRILFTHMPRQGEPRFAVVDPETLQTTFVPLPDLTSDHHLGLGLVWTPDSRGIALTLTRLPENLETGAVVTGVRFYDLTGKVVRTVTTDAGTLTRPAFSPDGKQMALITPISGLTPVTVTVTDPTTGAVQHTMSLPRASDLIGWADDEHLLVRAFPDEDSPTSGEPAGPGAATPEANARLLVVDLNGRVDHSMRLPNDHAERLFVGPSTGLPVSAAPITF; encoded by the coding sequence ATGAACCTGCATCTCACCGGAGCGCTCCGCAACGCGTTCGAGGAGCTGGCCGAGACCGCACCACCGCCGGCCGGGATGGCCCGTACCGCGCTGGTCACCGCCCGACGGCAGCGGATCGTCCAGAAGGTCGCCGGTGGCGGGATCGCCGCCGCTGTCTGCGCCACGCTGGTCGGCGTGATCGCCGCTGTCGGCCCGATCGGGACCGCGGACGGCGGCAACCAGGTCGCCGGCGGCGGGTTCAAGCCGCTCGTGGTCACCGCGTACAGCGGCATCCGGGATCGGTCGATCGAGGACCCGAGCCCGCACTTCCAGTACTCGCTCCTGCTCGACCCGAAGACCGGACGGTACGAACGGATTCCCTACCGGTACGCAATGCCCTCACCTGACGGCTCCCGGGTGCTGGTCGGGACCGGCGACAACGGCCCGAATCCCACCCGGATGGGAGTGATGGACCGCGCCACCGGGGACGTGCGGTGGATCGATGACCCCGGCGAGGCCGACTCCTTCAGCGTGCTCGGCTACTCCGACAACGGCCAGTGGTCACCGGACGGGCGGCGGATCCTCTTCACCCACATGCCCCGTCAGGGTGAGCCGCGCTTCGCCGTGGTCGATCCGGAGACCCTCCAGACCACCTTCGTTCCCCTGCCCGACCTCACCTCCGACCACCATCTGGGCCTGGGCCTGGTCTGGACGCCGGACAGCAGGGGAATCGCGCTGACGCTGACGCGGCTCCCCGAGAATCTGGAGACAGGCGCCGTGGTGACCGGAGTCCGCTTCTACGACCTGACCGGCAAGGTGGTCCGTACGGTTACCACCGACGCCGGCACCTTGACCCGCCCCGCCTTCTCACCGGACGGCAAGCAGATGGCCCTGATCACACCCATCAGCGGCCTGACCCCCGTCACTGTCACCGTCACCGACCCGACCACCGGGGCGGTGCAGCACACGATGTCCCTGCCGCGCGCCTCGGATCTGATCGGCTGGGCGGACGACGAACATCTCCTGGTCCGCGCCTTTCCCGACGAGGATTCACCGACGTCTGGGGAGCCGGCCGGCCCCGGCGCGGCGACTCCCGAGGCGAACGCCCGGCTGCTCGTCGTCGACCTGAACGGGCGGGTGGACCACTCGATGCGACTGCCGAACGATCATGCCGAACGCCTCTTTGTCGGCCCCTCCACCGGCCTGCCCGTCAGCGCCGCACCGATCACCTTCTGA
- a CDS encoding xylulokinase, with amino-acid sequence MALVAGVDSSTQSCKVMIRDAETGELVRSGRAAHPVGTEVDPQAWWDALQDAVVQAGGLADVVAASVAGQQHGMVCLDERGAVVRPALLWNDTRSAGAATELIEELGVSGRAADAGESGDRVGDLVAGRQAWAEAVGSVPVASFTVTKLRWLARNEPASAERTAAVCLPHDWLTWRLAGAGGLDTLRTDRGDASGTGYWSPRTGEYRFDLLEQAFGRRPVVPVVLDPTGRAGELANGAPLAPGTGDNAAAALGVGALPGDVIVSVGTSGTVFSVAETPSQDSSGAVAGFADATGRFLPLVATLNAARVLDAAAKLLGVDLDELARLALSAPAGADGLVLVPYLEGERTPNRPLATGAVHGLTLRTSTPAHLARAAIEGLLCGLADGLDAMVAQGATVNRVILVGGGARSEAVRRIAPEVFGCPVLVPAPGEYVADGAARQAAWVALGGDAPPSWVASSTQEYDAPAAPQIRDQYVAARDLFINRPTH; translated from the coding sequence ATGGCGCTCGTCGCCGGGGTCGACTCGTCGACCCAGTCGTGCAAGGTGATGATCCGCGACGCCGAAACCGGCGAGCTGGTCCGTTCCGGGCGGGCCGCCCATCCGGTCGGCACCGAGGTGGATCCGCAGGCGTGGTGGGATGCGTTGCAGGATGCCGTGGTGCAGGCCGGCGGCCTGGCGGACGTGGTTGCCGCCTCGGTCGCCGGCCAGCAGCACGGCATGGTCTGTCTCGACGAGCGGGGCGCGGTCGTCCGGCCCGCTCTGCTCTGGAACGACACCCGGTCGGCCGGTGCCGCCACCGAGCTGATCGAGGAACTCGGCGTCAGCGGTCGTGCCGCCGACGCGGGTGAGTCCGGTGACCGGGTCGGTGACCTCGTCGCCGGCCGGCAGGCGTGGGCCGAGGCGGTGGGAAGCGTGCCGGTGGCCAGCTTCACCGTGACGAAGCTGCGCTGGCTCGCCCGGAACGAACCGGCTTCGGCGGAACGGACCGCCGCGGTCTGCCTGCCGCACGACTGGCTCACCTGGCGGCTGGCTGGTGCGGGCGGACTGGACACGCTCCGTACCGACCGCGGGGACGCGAGCGGCACCGGCTACTGGTCCCCGCGTACCGGCGAATACCGTTTCGACCTGCTGGAGCAGGCGTTCGGTCGGCGGCCGGTGGTGCCGGTGGTGCTCGACCCCACCGGTCGGGCCGGTGAACTGGCCAACGGCGCGCCGCTTGCCCCGGGCACCGGCGACAACGCCGCCGCGGCGCTCGGCGTGGGCGCGCTCCCCGGCGATGTGATCGTCTCCGTCGGCACCTCGGGCACCGTGTTCAGCGTCGCCGAGACGCCGTCGCAGGACAGCTCCGGTGCGGTGGCCGGGTTCGCCGACGCCACCGGCCGATTCCTGCCGCTGGTCGCCACACTCAACGCGGCGCGGGTGCTGGACGCGGCGGCGAAACTGCTCGGGGTCGATCTGGACGAGCTGGCCCGGTTGGCGCTCTCGGCTCCGGCCGGGGCGGACGGGCTGGTGCTGGTGCCGTACCTGGAGGGGGAGCGGACGCCGAACCGTCCACTCGCCACCGGTGCCGTACACGGGCTGACCCTGCGTACCTCAACCCCGGCCCACCTGGCGCGGGCCGCGATCGAGGGGCTGCTCTGCGGGCTCGCCGACGGGCTTGACGCGATGGTGGCCCAGGGCGCCACGGTCAACCGGGTGATCCTGGTCGGCGGCGGTGCCCGCTCCGAGGCGGTCCGTCGGATCGCGCCCGAGGTCTTCGGCTGCCCGGTCCTGGTCCCCGCCCCCGGCGAGTATGTCGCCGACGGTGCCGCCCGCCAGGCCGCGTGGGTCGCTCTCGGCGGTGACGCGCCGCCCTCCTGGGTGGCCAGCTCCACCCAGGAGTACGACGCCCCCGCCGCTCCGCAGATCCGGGACCAGTACGTCGCCGCCCGCGACCTGTTCATCAACCGCCCCACCCACTGA
- the xylA gene encoding xylose isomerase, protein MAAEPTRADKFSFGLWTVGWEARDPFGDATRAPLDAVEAVHKLSELGAYGITFHDDDLIPFGSDNPARDHHISRFRKALDETGLVVPMVTTNLFTHPIFKDGGFTSNDRDVRRFALRKVLRNVDLAAELGAKTFVMWGGREGSEYDVAKDIRAALDRYREAVNLLSQYVLDKGYDIRFAIEPKPNEPRGDILLPTVGHALAFINELEHPELVGLNPETGHEQMAGLNYAHGIAQALWAGKLFHLDLNGQRGIKYDQDLVFGHGDLMNSFALVDLLEFGGPEGAPAYQGPRHFDYKPSRTENFDGVWASAAANMRTYLLLKERAAAFRADPEVQEALAASKVGELSTPTVAEGETYADLIADRSAFEDLDVAEVSARGFGFVRLNQLAVEHLLGAR, encoded by the coding sequence ATGGCTGCCGAACCGACCCGCGCCGACAAGTTCTCCTTTGGCCTCTGGACGGTGGGCTGGGAGGCCCGCGACCCGTTCGGTGACGCCACCCGCGCGCCGCTCGACGCGGTGGAGGCGGTGCACAAGCTCTCCGAACTCGGTGCGTACGGCATCACCTTCCACGACGACGACCTGATCCCGTTCGGCTCCGACAACCCGGCCCGGGACCACCACATCTCCCGGTTCCGCAAGGCGCTGGACGAGACCGGGCTGGTGGTGCCGATGGTCACCACCAACCTCTTCACCCACCCGATCTTCAAGGACGGCGGGTTCACCAGCAACGACCGCGACGTACGCCGCTTCGCCCTGCGTAAGGTGCTGCGCAACGTCGACCTCGCGGCCGAACTCGGTGCCAAGACCTTCGTCATGTGGGGCGGCCGGGAAGGTTCCGAGTACGACGTCGCCAAGGACATCCGGGCGGCCCTGGACCGCTACCGCGAGGCGGTCAACCTGCTCTCGCAGTACGTCCTCGACAAGGGCTACGACATCCGGTTCGCGATCGAGCCGAAGCCGAACGAGCCCCGGGGCGACATCCTGCTCCCCACCGTCGGGCACGCCCTGGCCTTCATCAACGAGCTGGAGCACCCCGAGCTGGTCGGTCTCAACCCGGAGACCGGACACGAGCAGATGGCCGGCCTCAACTACGCGCACGGCATCGCCCAGGCGCTCTGGGCCGGCAAGCTCTTCCACCTCGACCTCAACGGCCAGCGTGGCATCAAGTACGACCAGGACCTGGTCTTCGGTCACGGCGACCTGATGAACTCGTTCGCCCTGGTCGACCTGCTGGAGTTCGGCGGCCCGGAGGGTGCCCCGGCGTACCAGGGCCCGCGGCACTTCGACTACAAGCCGTCCCGGACCGAGAACTTCGACGGGGTCTGGGCGTCGGCCGCCGCGAACATGCGCACCTACCTGCTGCTCAAGGAGCGGGCGGCGGCGTTCCGGGCCGACCCCGAGGTGCAGGAGGCGCTCGCCGCCAGCAAGGTCGGCGAACTCTCCACGCCGACGGTGGCCGAGGGCGAGACCTACGCCGATCTGATCGCCGACCGGAGCGCCTTCGAGGACCTCGACGTCGCCGAGGTGTCGGCGCGGGGCTTCGGTTTCGTCCGGCTCAACCAGCTCGCCGTCGAGCACCTGCTCGGCGCCCGTTGA
- a CDS encoding ROK family protein, which yields MTHHGTGQVGAAGTAVRQASLREHNLALVLRHISDAERPPSRADLAAATGLTRATVSALVDDLIGGHLLTEVDPAPRTGAGRPALGLVLATDGPAGLGLEINVDYLAACVVDLTGAVRHRAIRRLDLRPLPPAEVLAGLGDLAATAHAEAQRQRLVLAGTALAVPGLVTATGVVRLAPNLGWRDVDLVGALEAHPALSGRRAAGHWLTVDNEANLAALGELHAGTSGEATFLYVSGEIGIGAGIVLHGTLFRGARGWSGELGHLPVDPAGRRCRCGAQGCLEQYAGQEAILTGAGLAGLGQPADAAIARLAELAGAGNGAAIAALTEAACALGVAIAGVINLLDLDTVVLGGIYAPLAEWLRPPLEAEIRRRVLTAGWSPVTVRPSLLTGDAAVLGAAGSVVRAVLAHPARWLAPPA from the coding sequence GTGACGCACCACGGCACCGGGCAGGTGGGCGCGGCGGGCACCGCCGTACGCCAGGCGAGCCTGCGTGAACACAACCTGGCCCTGGTCCTGCGGCACATCTCCGACGCCGAGCGCCCCCCATCGCGCGCCGACCTCGCCGCCGCCACCGGACTCACCCGGGCCACCGTCTCCGCCCTGGTCGACGACCTGATCGGCGGACACCTGCTGACCGAGGTGGACCCGGCACCCCGGACCGGGGCCGGGCGCCCGGCCCTCGGCCTGGTCCTGGCCACCGACGGGCCGGCCGGACTCGGCCTGGAGATCAACGTCGACTACCTGGCCGCCTGCGTGGTCGACCTGACCGGCGCGGTCCGGCACCGGGCGATCCGCCGGCTCGACCTACGCCCGCTCCCGCCGGCCGAGGTCCTCGCCGGCCTCGGCGACCTGGCCGCCACCGCACACGCCGAGGCGCAACGGCAGCGCCTGGTGCTCGCCGGTACGGCACTGGCCGTACCCGGGCTGGTCACCGCCACCGGCGTGGTACGGCTGGCACCGAACCTGGGCTGGCGCGACGTGGATCTCGTCGGCGCCCTCGAAGCCCACCCCGCCCTCAGCGGGCGGCGCGCCGCCGGGCACTGGTTGACCGTGGACAACGAGGCGAACCTCGCCGCCCTCGGCGAACTGCACGCCGGTACGTCCGGCGAGGCCACCTTTCTCTACGTCTCCGGTGAGATCGGCATCGGGGCCGGCATCGTGCTGCACGGCACCCTGTTCCGGGGTGCCCGGGGCTGGAGCGGGGAACTCGGCCACCTGCCGGTCGACCCGGCCGGCCGGCGGTGCCGGTGTGGTGCCCAGGGCTGCCTGGAGCAGTACGCCGGCCAGGAGGCGATCCTGACCGGCGCCGGACTGGCCGGACTCGGCCAACCCGCGGACGCGGCCATCGCCCGGCTGGCCGAACTGGCCGGGGCCGGGAACGGCGCCGCGATCGCCGCGCTCACCGAGGCGGCCTGCGCGCTCGGCGTGGCGATCGCCGGTGTGATCAACCTGCTGGACCTGGACACGGTCGTGCTCGGCGGGATCTACGCACCACTGGCGGAGTGGCTCCGGCCACCCCTGGAGGCGGAGATCCGGCGACGGGTGCTCACCGCCGGCTGGTCGCCGGTCACCGTACGGCCTTCGCTGCTCACCGGTGACGCCGCCGTGCTCGGCGCCGCCGGTTCGGTGGTCCGCGCCGTCCTCGCCCACCCCGCCCGCTGGTTGGCTCCGCCGGCCTGA
- a CDS encoding sugar transferase, whose product MTSATLLSSATMPPEMPPGASAVTTRSRQRAYLRTTVIFDTFALGFAVLVGYFARFGSDDPRGSDISYVIIAPTLVLIWLLSLRAMRGYDDRVLGYGADEYRRVMAASLRLAGGVAIAGYIADVGVSRGFLGISFAVGTVGLVVARFAARKQLHRARARGTGWARQVLVVGDTPHVLELVHTLRREPHAGYQVVGACIPDALLAPVPQRLGDVPVVGSLRGVAEAAIASGADTVAVTASSELTATRLRRLGWQLEGTDIDLVLAPALTDVAGPRIHTTPVAGLPLIHVEAPEFRGARKIIKGFVDRAAALAALTLALPILAVLALAIKLDSRGPVIFRQIRVGQGGLEFGVYKFRTMVTNADALLAELTARNETDGLMFKMRDDPRVTRVGKFLRKWSLDELPQLANVLFGHMSLVGPRPPLPSEVARYDGDVARRLLVKPGMTGLWQVSGRSDLTWEDGIRLDLYYVENWSLAADLTILWKTFGAVINSRGAY is encoded by the coding sequence GTGACGTCGGCAACACTGCTGAGCTCCGCGACGATGCCTCCGGAAATGCCGCCGGGGGCGTCCGCTGTCACGACCAGATCGCGGCAACGGGCGTACCTCCGCACCACCGTCATCTTCGATACCTTCGCCCTCGGCTTCGCGGTGCTCGTCGGTTACTTCGCCAGGTTCGGCAGCGACGATCCGCGCGGCTCCGACATCTCGTACGTGATCATCGCGCCGACGCTGGTGCTCATCTGGTTGCTCTCGCTACGTGCGATGCGTGGCTACGACGACCGGGTGCTCGGGTACGGCGCGGACGAGTACCGCCGGGTCATGGCGGCCAGTCTCCGGCTCGCCGGTGGGGTGGCGATCGCCGGTTACATCGCCGACGTGGGCGTCTCCCGTGGTTTCCTCGGCATCTCGTTCGCGGTCGGCACCGTCGGTCTGGTGGTCGCCCGGTTCGCCGCCCGTAAGCAACTGCACCGGGCCCGCGCCCGGGGGACCGGTTGGGCCCGCCAGGTGCTCGTCGTCGGCGACACCCCGCACGTGCTGGAGCTGGTGCACACCCTGCGCCGGGAGCCGCACGCCGGTTACCAGGTGGTCGGCGCGTGCATCCCGGACGCACTGCTCGCGCCGGTGCCGCAGCGGCTTGGTGACGTACCGGTGGTCGGTTCGTTGCGCGGGGTGGCCGAGGCCGCCATCGCCTCGGGTGCGGACACGGTCGCGGTCACCGCCTCCAGCGAGCTCACCGCCACCCGGCTGCGCCGGCTGGGGTGGCAGTTGGAGGGGACCGACATCGACCTGGTGCTGGCCCCGGCGTTGACCGACGTGGCCGGCCCACGCATCCACACCACGCCGGTCGCCGGGCTGCCGTTGATCCACGTGGAGGCGCCCGAGTTCCGGGGCGCGCGCAAAATCATCAAGGGTTTTGTGGACCGGGCCGCGGCCCTGGCCGCGCTCACCCTGGCGTTGCCGATCCTGGCCGTGCTGGCCCTGGCGATCAAACTGGACAGTCGAGGGCCGGTGATCTTCCGGCAGATCCGGGTCGGCCAGGGCGGCCTCGAGTTCGGCGTCTACAAGTTCCGCACCATGGTCACCAACGCCGACGCCCTGCTCGCCGAGCTGACCGCGCGCAACGAGACCGACGGCCTGATGTTCAAGATGCGGGACGACCCACGGGTGACCCGGGTCGGCAAGTTTCTCCGCAAGTGGTCCCTCGACGAGCTGCCGCAACTGGCCAACGTGCTCTTCGGCCACATGAGTCTGGTCGGCCCGCGCCCACCGCTGCCGTCCGAGGTGGCCCGCTACGACGGGGACGTGGCCCGACGCCTGCTGGTCAAGCCGGGCATGACCGGGCTCTGGCAGGTCAGCGGTCGCTCCGACCTCACCTGGGAGGACGGCATCCGGCTCGACCTCTACTACGTGGAGAACTGGTCCCTCGCCGCCGACCTCACCATTCTCTGGAAGACCTTCGGCGCCGTCATCAACAGCCGAGGCGCCTACTGA